From the genome of Pseudomonas sp. PDM14:
TCGAGTGCTTGCATGATCAGCTTGCGCTCGATGTCTTCCAGGTAGTCCTCCAGGTTGTCGATGCTGGCCAGTGAGGCTTCGCCGTCTTCTGCCGAGCAGACGGCATCGGCCAGGCGCAGGTCGCTGGCCTTGATCTGTTCGTCTTCGCAAAGGGTGTGCGCGCGCTCCAGCATGTTTTCCAGCTCGCGCACGTTGCCGGGGAAGCGGTAGCTCTTGAGCTTCTCCAGCGCTTCGCCGGCCAGTTTGGCTGGCGCCTGGCCGGTACCTTCGGAGAGGCGCCGAAGCATGACCTCGGCCAGTTGTGGAATGTCTTCGCGGCGCTCCCTGAGCGGGGGGACGCGCAGCTCGATGACATTCAGGCGGTAGAACAGGTCCTGGCGGAAACGCCCGGCGTTCACTTCGGCGGCCAGGTCCTTGTGGGTCGCACAGAGTACGCGTACGTCGACCACCACTTCCTGCTGCCCGCCGACAGCGCGCACGGCTTTTTCCTGGATCGCGCGCAGCAGTTTCACCTGCATCGCCAGCGGCAGGTCGGCGACTTCATCAAGGAACAGTGTGCCGCCGCCCGCCGCCTGGAACAGGCCCTGTTTGTCTTCGATGGCGCCGGTGAAGCTGCCTTTCTTGTGGCCGAAGAACTCGCTTTCCATCAGCTCGGTCGGAATGGCGCCGCAGTTGACCGGGATGAAGGGGTGGTCGGTGCGCGGCCCCTGTTCGTGGATCAGGCGGGCGACCAATTCCTTGCCGCTGCCGGACTCGCCGCTGATGTACACCGGCGCCTGGCTGCGGGCGAGCTTCTGGATCTGATTGCGCAGGCTGCGCATGGGCGGGGAGTCGCCGAGCAGGCGGTTGTCCACCGGTGCCTCGTCATCGCTGGTCGTGCGAATGCGCAGCGCGGTGGTCACCAGTTCGCGCAGGCGGCCGAGGTCGACTGGCTTGGTCAGGAAGTCGAAGGCGCCGGTTTTGAGGGCGTTGATGGCGGTGTCAAGGCTGCCGTAGGCGGTGATCATCGCCACGGGAACCTGCGGGTAGCGCTGCTGGATGTGTTGGACGATGTCCAGGCCGGTGCCGTCTGGCAGGCGCATGTCGGTCAGGCACAGGTCGAAGGGCTCGCGCGCCAGCCACTCGCGGGCTTCCTTGACGTTGCGCGCGCTGCGCGTATCGAGTTTCATCCGGCCCAGGGTGATTTCCAGAAGTTCGCGGATGTCGGGTTCGTCGTCGACGATCAGGGCGCGTTGCCGGGTGCTCATGGTCAGCTCAACTTGCGTGGATGGGCGAAGGTGATGCGGAAGCAGCTGCCACCGCCGTCACGGGGCAGGTAGTCGAGGCGCGCCTGGTTGCTTTCGCACAGCTCGCGGGAAATATACAGGCCCAGGCCGGTGCCTTTGTTGTCGGTGGTATAGAACGGCTCGAAGACATGCTGCAACTGTTCCGGCGGAATGCCAGGGCCGTCATCGAGTACTTCGAGCATCGGCAGCTCGCTCTCCGGGTCACGGCCGAGCTTCAGCCATACCTGGCCGA
Proteins encoded in this window:
- a CDS encoding sigma-54-dependent transcriptional regulator gives rise to the protein MSTRQRALIVDDEPDIRELLEITLGRMKLDTRSARNVKEAREWLAREPFDLCLTDMRLPDGTGLDIVQHIQQRYPQVPVAMITAYGSLDTAINALKTGAFDFLTKPVDLGRLRELVTTALRIRTTSDDEAPVDNRLLGDSPPMRSLRNQIQKLARSQAPVYISGESGSGKELVARLIHEQGPRTDHPFIPVNCGAIPTELMESEFFGHKKGSFTGAIEDKQGLFQAAGGGTLFLDEVADLPLAMQVKLLRAIQEKAVRAVGGQQEVVVDVRVLCATHKDLAAEVNAGRFRQDLFYRLNVIELRVPPLRERREDIPQLAEVMLRRLSEGTGQAPAKLAGEALEKLKSYRFPGNVRELENMLERAHTLCEDEQIKASDLRLADAVCSAEDGEASLASIDNLEDYLEDIERKLIMQALEETRWNRTAAAQRLGLTFRSMRYRLKKLGID